In Eleutherodactylus coqui strain aEleCoq1 chromosome 4, aEleCoq1.hap1, whole genome shotgun sequence, the following are encoded in one genomic region:
- the LOC136626564 gene encoding steroidogenic acute regulatory protein, mitochondrial-like has protein sequence MLPATLKLCCGISHQHLRKLTGLQRPAVGAFGKEMSTFILKSLSGLPNIPPSLEKMICTKLGTNTVPNVRETAKLSSEELFYFTQAEDTLHKAMCMLQQDGWQEESQEENGDCIRSKTFPRLGKVCRAEAVIDSPPEHICRQLFEEYEQMDQWNPNINKAQILQRIGRNTVLTRETTAPIPISMVSQRDFVSVRHCYRKGSSLYLIGTATDSKLGPPQEGVVRAEVGLTCIVLQPIDGDSGKTKFTWLLNFNLKGWIPQPMADQKLALLQVDFIQHLRKHLSSRENIC, from the exons GTCTACAGCGACCCGCTGTTGGGGCATTTGGAAAAGAAATGTCAACATTTATTTTGAAGTCATTGAGCGGCCTCCCGAATATCCCACCGTCTCTGGAGAAAATGATCTGCACAAAATTAG GAACTAATACCGTACCCAACGTCCGAGAAACGGCAAAGCTTTCCAGTGAAGAGTTGTTTTACTTTACTCAAGCTGAGGACACACTTCACAAAGCAATGTGTATGCTCCAACAAGACGGCTGGCAAGAGGAATCACAGGAG GAGAATGGTGACTGTATTCGTAGCAAAACATTCCCAAGATTAGGAAAGGTATGTCGAGCTGAGGCAGTTATAGACTCACCACCAGAACACATCTGCAGGCAACTTTTTGAAGAATATGAACAGATGGATCAGTGGAACCCAAACATCAATAAAGCGCAG ATTCTACAAAGAATTGGAAGAAATACTGTATTGACAAGAGAAACCACAGCACCGATTCCCATATCTATGGTCAGCCAGAGAGACTTTGTCAGTGTTCGACATTGCTACCGAAAAGGATCATCACTGTATCTTATTGGAACTGCCACAGATTCTAAATTAGGGCCTCCTCAGGAAGGAGTAGTAAG ggCAGAAGTTGGTCTTACCTGCATAGTTCTCCAGCCCATTGATGGCGACAGTGGAAAAACAAAATTTACATGGCTTCTAAACTTTAACCTTAAG gGCTGGATACCGCAGCCTATGGCTGACCAAAAATTGGCACTTTTACAAGTTGATTTTATTCAGCATCTGAGGAAACATCTATCATCAAGAGAAAATATCTGTTAG